A region of Theileria annulata chromosome 2, complete sequence, *** SEQUENCING IN PROGRESS *** DNA encodes the following proteins:
- a CDS encoding uncharacterized protein (chr2.C.cand.39 - hypothetical protein;~2 probable transmembrane helices predicted for TA15610 by TMHMM2.0 at aa 40-62 and 72-91), whose product MNLNNEKLDINDKDWPIFERHLTKWITDNSRNLTTEETKYFKNATFISITTGISSGYITHTIFNKLNVIPNIISRRLISIFTGLYTSAFTLNKLRKKIYLKLLDSNGPAGNASRKILKSTKELNLTNDISPIYLPNYQNKLNNRNLQDNTYTNSNNNRNSRSMSSDRSNDGVVGDKGDNTSDRIRLDNTSDSIRLDGTGDRDRRDGNDYFIEYENKYKTWDDIRNQSN is encoded by the exons atgaatttgaataatgaaaaattggatataaatgataaagaTTGGCCAATATTTGAAAGACATTTAACGAAATGGATAACAGATAATTCAAGAAATTTAACAACAGAAGAAAcgaaatattttaaaaatgcTACTTTCATTTCTATTACTACTGGAATCTCTTCTGGTTATATTACTCAtaccatttttaataa ATTAAATGTAATAccaaatataatatcaaGAAGattaatatcaatttttacGGGATTATATACATCAGCATttacattaaataaattaagaaaaaaaatttatcttaaa TTATTGGATAGTAATGGACCAGCAGGAAATGCAAGtagaaaaatattaaagagtacaaaagaattaaatttaacaaatgaTATTAGTCCAATTTATTTAccaaattatcaaaataaattaaataatagaaatttaCAAGATAATACATATAccaatagtaataataataggAATAGTAGGAGTATGAGTAGTGATAGGAGTAATGATGGAGTAGTAGGAGATAAAGGAGATAATACTAGTGATAGGATTAGATTAGATAATACTAGTGATAGTATTAGATTAGATGGTACTGGAGATAGAGATAGACGAGATGGAAATGATTATTTTATagaatatgaaaataaatataaaactTGGGATGATATTAGAAATCaatccaattaa
- a CDS encoding uncharacterized protein (chr2.cand.482 - hypothetical protein) — translation MDAYKGLTGLTQEQQQMVTAVVDAYKQLKNIYDGMINLTKLITKAGTLKTTAQGHSGTELQPALSAPASELATLAGLLSNAADGLSTDLALQSLAGSLKEAAKKDTGVPDTSLHTKATELSSKQDYDNKAKPVIVAFDNVKQKYDELIKAAIANNKLSLVQDVEKAFENLKTHYDGMMPFTKIKYYSEKISSGAETLRGGRGDADTIVKYFDSMEYAYNKLNSEEKKKVKTQFDPLKEEYYLMLKFTKATKLRVLAGAEESEGLLALADTLYKAAKQLNSAVHTDTTDAAKVLQQKAGKNQDTPGTLRYLAKELKSAALGLYNALKKAGTVNGKREALLLEKVVGYSESAEGLRKALADLSSNPTQHLQGVKRNYGHVKNKFAAVKRLKDSAYKNFQTQYQAVEAAWNNFNDVYKPEGLLKDAVGTNEQDSEKLRPKLKALGEHHEVTDPEELKRKASAVKQQYDIVKDLFDLVKAQAATYNADPAKTVPYGRVVKAWDDFDKVYKANLKGLANALTTAVGENDRAADSLQKTLKELKDNGGDEKAQDVIKKFNAVAAAYDKVKELETTYKNIVATQTHYDNVVSKFTELQEDKKLKDAADTLSGQAGTLSGNANTLHGELQKLGTDTAAQAARDKVNKLKNAASKSGDGEDQKGLEQLLGDLNGASGPAVVAKAKLVKDKFADDFAGTTVQKAYNAVKDDPTASGNAGFTAVRDAFTELQTEYNKTKQPY, via the coding sequence ATGGATGCATATAAAGGACTCACTGGTCTAACTCAAGAGCAACAACAAATGGTTACCGCTGTTGTGGATGCCTACAAACAACTCAAAAATATCTATGATGGGATGATAAACCTTACCAAACTCATTACTAAGGCCGGTACACTTAAAACCACTGCTCAGGGTCATTCTGGCACTGAACTTCAACCTGCGCTCAGTGCTCCAGCCTCAGAACTAGCCACCCTGGCCGGATTGCTTTCCAATGCAGCCGATGGACTATCTACTGATCTTGCACTTCAATCTCTAGCCGGGAGTCTTAAGGAGGCAGCCAAGAAAGATACTGGTGTTCCTGATACTAGTCTACATACCAAGGCTACCGAACTATCCAGTAAACAAGATTATGATAACAAGGCCAAACCAGTCATAGTAGCATTCGACAATGTAAAGCAAAAGTATGATGAACTGATCAAGGCAGCCATTGCTAATAACAAACTCTCACTGGTTCAGGATGTAGAAAAAGCCTTTGAAAATCTCAAAACTCACTATGATGGAATGATGCCGTTCACTAAGATCAAGTATTACTCCGAAAAGATATCCTCTGGAGCCGAAACGCTACGTGGTGGTCGTGGTGATGCTGACACCATAGTTAAATACTTTGACTCTATGGAATATGCATACAACAAACTAAATAGTGAAGAGAAGAAAAAAGTTAAGACTCAGTTTGATCCTCTAAAGGAAGAATATTATCTGATGCTAAAGTTTACCAAGGCAACAAAACTTAGAGTTCTAGCTGGTGCAGAAGAATCCGAAGGACTCCTAGCACTGGCCGATACACTATATAAAGCAGCCAAACAACTTAACAGTGCAGTTCATACTGATACTACTGATGCTGCTAAAGTACTTCAACAAAAGGCTGGTAAAAATCAAGATACTCCCGGAACACTAAGATACTTGGCCAAAGAACTTAAATCTGCAGCCCTAGGTCTATACAATGCACTTAAAAAGGCTGGAACTGTTAATGGTAAACGAGAAGCACTACTACTTGAAAAGGTTGTCGGTTACAGTGAATCCGCTGAAGGTCTTAGAAAGGCACTTGCAGATCTTTCTAGTAATCCAACTCAACATCTTCAAGGTGTCAAACGTAATTACGGGCACgtaaaaaacaaattcgCCGCAGTTAAGAGACTTAAAGACAGTgcatataaaaattttcaaactCAGTATCAAGCAGTTGAGGCGGCATGGAATAATTTCAATGATGTCTATAAGCCTGAAGGACTACTCAAGGATGCTGTCGGTACTAATGAACAAGATTCTGAAAAACTTCGACCAAAACTCAAAGCACTAGGTGAACATCATGAAGTTACTGATCCTGAAGAACTGAAACGTAAGGCCAGTGCTGTTAAACAACAATACGACATAGTCAAAGATCTATTCGACTTAGTCAAGGCACAAGCAGCTACTTATAATGCTGACCCCGCTAAAACGGTTCCATATGGTAGGGTTGTAAAGGCATGGGATGATTTCGACAAAGTTTATAAGGCTAATCTCAAAGGACTTGCCAACGCCCTCACCACAGCTGTAGGAGAAAATGACAGAGCTGCCGATTCACTCCAAAAGACCCTCAAAGAACTCAAAGATAACGGCGGTGATGAAAAGGCCCAGGATGTAATCAAGAAGTTTAATGCAGTCGCTGCAGCCTATGATAAGGTCAAAGAACTTGAAACTACATATAAAAACATTGTAGCAACTCAAACTCATTATGACAATGTTGTATCTAAATTCACTGAACTTCAAGAAGACAAAAAACTTAAAGATGCAGCTGATACTCTATCCGGACAGGCCGGTACACTATCTGGTAATGCCAACACACTACACGGTGAACTACAAAAACTAGGTACTGATACTGCTGCTCAAGCTGCTAGAGATAAGGTCAACAAACTGAAAAATGCAGCTAGTAAATCTGGTGATGGTGAAGATCAGAAGGGTCTTGAACAGTTACTCGGAGATCTTAATGGCGCCAGTGGTCCTGCAGTAGTTGCTAAGGCCAAATTGGTCAAAGATAAGTTTGCTGACGACTTTGCCGGTACTACTGTTCAAAAGGCTTACAACGCTGTGAAAGATGATCCAACAGCTAGCGGTAATGCTGGATTTACCGCTGTTAGAGATGCATTCACTGAACTTCAGACTGAGTATAACAAGACCAAACAACCTTATTAA
- a CDS encoding uncharacterized protein (chr2.cand.479 - hypothetical protein) yields the protein MKELKVLEDIIGLKFQYYNTINLNSSVTVTGPPDSNGPGTTGTNSTRDINTLNNTNNTKDINTSNNFSEENSTIQIAAPKVGTTEDTKGSTTTTNEDIGTVGPDTVMGVIILNKYNIIIIYNKNEIKFYNINNIINTLQFNNLLFKLYFNNIINIITPVTVLAPTATDVPGTKDTTMGKGANDTFTTLGKGANFTAMECTSEKNSNEIAVVTKTGESGTFSVDTNSKATEDIEVDPLGAAVGASTVTEDNILIELEEELILYNIKKLKIILIYKKIKKKLYKYKLINNLLIIIYENKLKIYKINQLIFFHQFNFNITFLSNFFQNYFILIDQFNHLYYLEISSVAVLGQADSNGTTASNGTTASNGPEVSNTNSTEDSNSSTGTNTNTTSSTIGPSTVTEENSNTRFAAPGKGANFTATECTTGKGANSTAMECTPGKGANSTAMECTTEKIPNEIAVVTKTGESDTFSELAPIGADGDRVVYIEEDEVVGASTVMVKLMEIELKNYENYKIISLYIYNNNIIISLYNNIDFLLLITKLSNNQLIILYYSFNELFIEYNNMEGNLGGNFEENSVNLENSENLVNSENLVNSDVDNLEINYFLFEKWDILLIYSNKSISTLLITNNINLINYNTTPGKGANFTATECTSGKGANFTATECTSGKGANFTATECTSGKGANFTATECTGEKNLNEIAVVTKTGDSGTFSEDINTRELGAATEETGTVGPSTVTDTVTEEYIIIKLYEGYNIESIEYEDYIKLILLYTNYENEIYRKNSLADTPTIKNPNVIFTLQNSNSLSIYFIDIYFGYNFTEHVLRPVTVSPVTVLGQAESNGLTDSIPPPNSTTTLGASTVTEEKIPNEIAVVTKTGESDTFSKDIISKDIKDSKGTDGTTGRGPHTVTEEKLKYLYKNNVYKENIKLYESLLNILYNFDINTENFDNFDSLDSTVENIENTVENVEIMESVEISVENISLNKINEYIIIIKNLLNIQNNFNYILENNVTNNTFDTPGKGANNTFNTPGKRANSTAMECTPGKGANFTLMECTPGKGANSMGMECTKGKGANFTGTECTTGKGANDTFGTTVKGTPLGRLLVGEPHSVTEELKKLVNKNINIKLEINEIKKLEEIIFYINQQLKFLYKKLYNIPLRCLVQTNSTTNKGKGANDTFSTLGKGANSMPMECIIGKGANSMPMECIIGKGANSMPMECTGEKNLNEIAAVTNSRESSTFTKDISKTPSGGVGEEVGTVGPGCRGTDTVTEELNEKLYNLINDIKLLYNKPLKINNNIKLYKFITLFNDSVTVLAPTNSTPVPGSTNSTKDPTGAVGPSTVTEENSINNFAAPKVGTTVLTGPLGTKDTKDPTGPSTVTKGKGANDTFTTPGKGANFTAMECTPGKGANSTAMECTSEKISNEIAVVTKTGESSTFSLDSKDTKGEGAGEVDPFGDYGTDCRGPDTVTENIFGNMELNKELNNPILFNTQITQTKQLNNISIFSTFNNYQSLYDLANQFNTGTGTNTGFSNTNTGFSNTSTGFTGGFGNTVGNTSTGFTGGFGNTGNTSNSGFTGFTGGFSNTKETPFGVKESPFGIKESPFGIKESPFGTTGTTSKEVPFGTTGTTTNGVVSRGPDTVTENIWTGIRKYDPLN from the coding sequence ATGAAAGAATTAAAAGTATTAGAAGATATAATaggtttaaaatttcaatattataatactattaatttgaattcctccgttacggtgactggtccaCCAGACAGTAATGGACCTGGTACTACGggtactaatagtactagggatattaatactttaaataatactaataatactaaggatattaatactagtaataattttagtgaAGAAAATTCTACTATCCAaattgctgcacctaaagTAGGTACTACTGAGGATACTAAGGgtagtactactactactaatgAGGATATTGGTACTGTAGGACCAGACACCGTAATGggagtaataatattaaataaatataatataataataatatataataaaaatgaaataaaattttataatattaataatattattaatacattacaatttaataatttattatttaaattatattttaataatattattaatattattactcccgttacggtgcttgctcccACGGCTACAGATGTACctggtactaaggatactaccatgggaaagggagctaatgaCACTTTTACTACTctgggaaagggagctaattttacagccatggagtgtactagtgagaaaaattctaatgaaattgctgttgtaactaaAACTGGGGAGTCAGGTACTTTTTCCGTAGATACTAATTCTAAGGCTACTGAGGATATTGAGGTAGACCCTTTGGGGGCTGccgttggagcaagcaccgttacggaagacaatatattaatagaattagaagaagaattaatattatataatataaaaaaattaaaaataattttaatatataaaaaaattaaaaaaaaattatataaatataaattaataaataatttattaataataatttatgaaaataaattaaaaatttataaaattaatcaattgattttttttcatcaatttaattttaatattacttttttatccaatttttttcaaaattattttatattaattgatcaatttaatcatttatattatttagaaatttCCTCCGTTgcggtgcttggtcaagcagaTAGTAATGGTACTACGGCCAGTAATGGTACTACAGCCAGTAATGGACCTGAGGTTAgtaatactaatagtactgaggatagtaatagtagtactggtactaatactaatactactagtagtaccattggaccaagcaccgttacggaggAAAATTCTAATACCAGATTTGCTGCtccgggaaagggagctaattttacagccacCGAGTGTACTaccggaaagggagctaattctacagctatggagtgtacccctggaaagggagctaattctacagctatggagtgtactacgGAGAAAATTcctaatgaaattgctgttgtaactaaAACTGGGGAGTCGGATACTTTTTCTGAGTTAGCCCCTATCGGTGCTGATGGTGATAGAGTGGTATATAttgaagaagatgaagtagttggagcaagcaccgtaatggttaaattaatggaaatagaattaaaaaattatgaaaattataaaataataagtttatatatttataataataatataataatatcattatataataatattgatttcttattattaattactaaattatcaaataatcaattaattatattatattatagttttaatgaattatttattgaatataataatatggaaGGAAATTTGGGAGGAAATTTCGAAGAAAATTCGGttaatttggaaaattctgaaaatttggttaattCTGAAAATTTGGTCAATTCTGATGTGGACAATTTGgagataaattattttttatttgaGAAATGggatatattattaatatattctaataaatctatttctacattattaattactaataatattaatcttataaattataatactactcccggaaagggagctaattttacagccacCGAGTGTACCtccggaaagggagctaattttacagccacCGAGTGTACCtccggaaagggagctaattttacagccacCGAGTGTACCtccggaaagggagctaattttacagccacAGAGTGTACTGGTGAGAAAAATCtgaatgaaattgctgttgtaactaaAACTGGGGACTCAGGTACTTTTTCAGAGGATATTAATACTAGGGAATTAGGTGCTGCTACTGAGGAAACTGGTACCGTaggaccaagcaccgtaacggacaccgtaacggaggaatatataataataaaattatatgaagGATATAATATAGAAAGTATAGAATATGaagattatataaaattaatattattatatacaaattatgaaaatgaaatttatagaaaaaATTCATTAGCAGATACACCAACAATCAAAAATCCAAATGTCATCTTCACATTACAAAATTCCAATTCattatcaatatattttattgatatatattttggttataattttacagaaCATGTTCTTAGACCAGTTACGGTGTctcccgttacggtgcttggtcaagcagaAAGTAATGGACTTACGGATAGTATTCCTCCTCCTAACAGTACTACTACTCTaggagcaagcaccgttactgaGGAGAAAATTcctaatgaaattgctgttgtaactaaAACTGGGGAGTCGGATACTTTTTCTAAGGATATTATTAGTAAGGATATTAAGGATAGTAAGGGTACTGATGGAACTACTGGCCGTGGACCtcacaccgtaacggaagaaaaattaaaatatttatataaaaataatgtttataaagaaaatataaaattatatgaatcattattaaatattttatataattttgatataaatacggaaaattttgataatttcGATAGTTTAGACAGTACTGTGGAAAATATAGAGAATACTGTGGAGAATGTGGAAATAATGGAAAGTGTGGAAATTAGTGTGGAAAATATAagtttgaataaaataaatgaatatattattataattaaaaatttattaaatatacaaaataattttaattatattcttgaaaataatgtaactaataatactttTGATACTcccggaaagggagctaataACACTTTTAATACCCCGGGAAAGagagctaattctacagctatggagtgtacccctggaaagggagctaattttacccttatggagtgtactcctggaaagggagctaattctatgggtatggagtgtactaagggaaagggagctaattttacaggTACAGAGTGTACCACCGGAAAGGGAGCAAATGACACTTTTGGTACTACTGTAAAGGGAACCCCTTTGGGGAGATTGCTGGTTGGTGAACCTCactccgtaacggaagaattaaaaaaattagtgaataaaaatataaatataaaattagaaataaatgaaataaagaaattagaagaaattattttttatataaatcaacaattaaaatttttatataaaaaattatacaatataccgttacggtgcttggtccaaaCCAACAGTACTACCAAtaagggaaagggagctaatgaCACTTTTAGTACTctgggaaagggagctaattctatgcctatggagtgtattattggaaagggagctaattctatgcctatggagtgtattattggaaagggagctaattctatgcctatggagtgtactgGTGAGAAAAATCtgaatgaaattgctgCTGTAACTAATTCTAGGGAGTCAAGTACTTTTACTAAGGATATTTCTAAGACCCCTTCGGGGGGAGTTGGTGAGGAAGTTGGTACCGTAGGACCAGGTTGCCGTGGTActgacaccgtaacggaggaattaaatgaaaaattatataatttaataaatgatataaaattattatataataaaccattaaaaattaataataatattaaattatataaatttattactttatttaatgattccgttacggtgcttgctccaaccAACAGTACACCTGTACCTGGTAGTACTAACAGTACTAAGGATCCTACTGGTGCCGTaggaccaagcaccgttacggaaGAAAATTCTATCAACAAttttgctgcacctaaagTAGGTACTACAGTACTTACTGGACCATTaggtactaaggatactaaggATCCTActggaccaagcaccgtaactaagggaaagggagctaatgaCACTTTTACTActcctggaaagggagctaattttacagccatggagtgtacccctggaaagggagctaattctacagctaTGGAATGTACTAGTGAGAAAATTAgtaatgaaattgctgttgtaactaaAACTGGGGAGTCGAGTACCTTTTCTCTAGATAGTAAGGATACTAAGGGTGAGGGAGCTGGGGAGGTAGACCCTTTCGGGGATTATGGTACTGATTGCCGTGGAcctgacaccgtaacggagaatatatttggaaatatggaattaaataaagaattaaataatccaattttattcaatacACAAATTACACAAACAAAACAACTCAACAATATTTCCATCTTCTCTACTTTCAATAATTATCAATCATTATATGATCTAGCCAATCAATTTAATACCGGAACAGGTACAAATACGGGGTTCAGTAATACTAATACAGGGTTTAGTAATACAAGTACCGGGTTTACCGGAGGATTTGGTAATACTGTTGGTAATACTAGTACAGGGTTTACAGGAGGATTTGGTAATACTGGTAATACTAGTAATAGTGGATTTACTGGATTTACAGGAGGATTTAGTAATACTAAGGAAACCCCTTTTGGGGTTAAGGAATCCCCTTTTGGGATTAAGGAATCCCCTTTTGGGATTAAGGAATCCCCTTTTGGTACTACTGGTACTACTAGTAAGGAAGTGCCTTTTGGTACTACtggtactactactaatgGAGTTGTTAGCCGTGGAccagacaccgtaacggaaaATATCTGGACAGGAATTAGAAAATATGATCCacttaattaa
- a CDS encoding uncharacterized protein (hypothetical protein, conserved, pfl0490C) encodes MLLSGIRYSLNNIKLNDIMKLQLLKKLSSKDIIEIWKSKNNEKIYSTVMNSEKYMKIKTNSKICKNFIIPIKFNENYYNIFLQFNEKIILFTSLDYIHKFGIKNTNPIIYMTFYDELVKTHDLILLRTNILNNHLNKLQVINLIENTLKFYLDFNLFQWVKLFNLNPKQFNYKQYLNQNKHIFNI; translated from the coding sequence atgttattaaGTGGAATTAGATATAgtttgaataatataaaattgaatgatataatgaaattacaattattgaaaaaattatcaagtaaagatataatagaaatatGGAAATCAAAGAATAATGAGAAAATATATTCGACAGTAATGAATTCGgaaaaatatatgaaaataaaaacaaatagtaaaatatgtaaaaattttattataccaataaaatttaatgaaaattattataatatttttttacaatttaatgaaaaaattatattatttacttcATTAGATTATATACACAAATTTggtattaaaaatactaatccaattatatatatgaCATTTTATGATGAACTTGTCAAGACACATGAtcttatattattaagaacaaatatattaaataatcatttaaataaattacaagTAATCAATTTAATCGAAAATACTCTCAAATTCTATCTAgactttaatttattccaaTGGGTCAAACTATTCAATTTAAATCCTAAACAATTCAATTataaacaatatttaaatcaaaataaacatatctttaatatataa
- a CDS encoding uncharacterized protein (chr2.cand.480 - hypothetical protein) — MDLEMMKGMYCNLEYQQKKIWETYEEILNTINLQEQIKQLQIQNQQLINNNKQLIKELNEKNLEINKLNDEIINLQNQLENNNEQLIKELNEKNKEINEKNEEIKELNEKLEIIKYAGNIILITHNKHLKNLLYTINKIIYTIEFNIPNTNTNNNNTNKNIINNIINNNIINNNNKIDIVVEKNNIEMLIEINYKFVKLSLEIMKLLSKN, encoded by the coding sequence ATGGATTTAGAAATGATGAAAGGTATGTATTGTAATTTAGAATATCAACAAAAGAAAATATGGGAAACATATgaagaaatattaaatacaataaatttacaagaacaaataaaacaattacaaatacaaaatcaacaattaataaataataataaacaattaattaaagaattaaatgaaaaaaatttagaaataaataaattaaatgatgaaataataaatttacaaaatcaattagaaaataataatgaacaattaattaaagaattgaatgaaaaaaataaagaaataaatgaaaaaaatgaagaaataaaagaattaaatgaaaaattagaaataataaaatatgctggaaatataatattaataacacataataaacatttaaaaaatttattatatacaattaataaaattatttatactatagaatttaatattccaaatactaatactaataataataatactaataaaaatattattaataatattattaataataatataataaataataataataaaattgatattgtagttgaaaaaaataatattgaaatgttaattgaaataaattataaatttgtaaaattatcattagaaattatgaaattattatcaaaaaattaa
- a CDS encoding uncharacterized protein (chr2.cand.481 - hypothetical protein): protein MNKRKLDKSNLIKKLKIIKSNNINPTNINNNINNKLSNEFQGALKFIPQQLLVNCYKINIENIIFKNKFINFKITHKNSSIHENINKINKINNFNNLNKNVNNLANKNNFLKNLDNDRLKILLPNTLILKKKFDNSYPILSIDFGNRIGLSFNYFNEIELFNIKFTNYQQTTQEIIKIINYIKYKFIIHQIFILLGFPFIPNLYHTEWDVLGNIIERDVERDIVERDVESDVLGNRKYVYTDLRLLYQILFTLDFGLYLAYYVNTVTGSPVTGSGPTGTPTGKRANNTFSTMGKGANFTAIECTMGKGANSMPMECTSERELTTAMECTTKDIGAVGASTVTDVTENFITKCIYCKLFGNKKCIFGGNCTSEHFTTYQISLFNFPNTVLGQADSNGPKVSSSTTGTIGASTVTPGKRANYTFNTLGKGANFTAMECTPGKGANFMGMECTPGKRDNNCTPGRRANDTFNTMGKGANFMGTECTMGKRANFMGTECTMGKRANFMGTECITSKGDPFRGGRGPDTVTGNKDNKSSINIYKNLMNIKENFIILPNKNNIFNNTRSNNILLYQNIKNKLIKSIQ, encoded by the exons atgaataaaagaaaattagataaaagtaatttaataaaaaaattaaaaattattaaatcaaataatatcaatccaacaaatattaataataatattaataata aattatcaaatgaatttCAAGGAgctttaaaatttataccaCAACAACTTC tagtaaattgttataaaattaatatagaaaatattatatttaaaaataaatttattaattttaaaattacacataaaaattcttcaatccatgaaaatattaataaaataaataaaattaataattttaataatttaaataaaaatgtaaataatttggctaataaaaataattttttaaaaaatttggataatgatagattgaaaatattattaccaaatacattaatattaaagaagaaatttgataatagTTATCCAATTTTATCTATAGATTTTGGTAATAGAATTGGATTAagttttaattattttaatgaaattgaattatttaatattaaatttacaaattatcaACAAACTACAcaagaaattattaaaattattaattatattaaatataaatttattatacatcAAATTTTTATCTTATTAGGATTTCCATTTATACCTAATCTATATCATACAGAATGGGATGTACTAGGGAATATAATAGAGAGGGATGTGGAGAGGGATATAGTAGAGAGGGATGTGGAGAGTGATGTATTGGGGAATAgaaaatatgtatatacagatttaagattattatatcaaatattatttacattagATTTTGGATTATATTTAGCATATTATGTTAACACCGTTACGGGGTCTCCCGTTACGGGGTCTGGTCCTACGGGTACTCCAACGGGAAAGAGAGCAAATAACACTTTTagtactatgggaaagggagctaattttacagccataGAGTGTACcatgggaaagggagctaattctatgcctatggagtgtactagtgaaagggagctaactacagctatggagtgtactactaaggatattggtgccgttggagcaagcaccgtaacggacGTAACTgagaattttattacaaaatgtatatattgtaaattatttggaaataagaaatgtatatttggtggaaatt gTACTAGTGAACATTTTACTACTTATcaaatttctttatttaattttcccaatacggtgcttggtcaagcggATAGTAATGGACCTAAGgttagtagtagtactacAGGTACcattggagcaagcaccgtaactcCGGGAAAGAGAGCTAATTACACTTTTAATACCttgggaaagggagctaattttacagccatggagtgtacccctggaaagggagctaattttatgggtatggagtgtacccCGGGAAAGAGAGATAATAATTGTACTCCCGGAAGGAGAGCAAATGACACTTTTAatactatgggaaagggagctaattttatgggtacagagtgtactatgggaaagagagctaattttatgggTACAGAGTGTACCATGGGAAAGagagctaattttatgggTACAGAGTGTATTACTAGTAAGGGAGACCCTTTCAGGGGTGGCCGTGGAccagacaccgtaacggggaATAAAGACAATAAAAgttcaataaatatatataagaatttaatgaatataaaagagaattttataatattaccaaataaaaataatatatttaataatacaagatcaaataatattttattatatcaaaatattaaaaataaactcATTAAATctatacaataa